Proteins encoded together in one Prosthecobacter debontii window:
- a CDS encoding SGNH/GDSL hydrolase family protein codes for MNTWFTTTTRSRLAFLAMACLTAVLPAHAEHEGKLQILLVGDSSTEGSMPRLMRPQGPHLEDVVRILLAAEKDLPPTNVINLGLSGEYVRRLLDTGRYDREIAKKPGVDYIFIRYGLNDYARRENFTENYPKDYSELIARLRKDHPAATLIVMTVIPYMDAEKSAQINALNRQVARDEKLPLFDIYPRYAQELRKGENMLNYRRYALSKVPEQYHELVKSFVFGKAPKQDVMVMDNQLDAQLGKLPGWFGDRHPNLAGYHVIGDETARYLAKMIREKGGKK; via the coding sequence ATGAATACCTGGTTCACGACCACCACTCGGAGCCGTTTGGCCTTTCTCGCCATGGCATGCCTCACGGCCGTGCTGCCTGCTCACGCCGAGCATGAGGGCAAGCTGCAAATTTTATTGGTGGGCGATAGTAGCACTGAGGGAAGCATGCCGCGTCTCATGCGTCCGCAGGGACCGCATTTGGAGGATGTGGTGCGTATCCTTCTTGCTGCTGAAAAAGACCTGCCGCCGACCAACGTCATTAACCTCGGCTTGAGTGGCGAGTATGTGCGGCGTCTTCTCGATACAGGGCGCTATGATCGGGAGATCGCCAAGAAACCCGGCGTCGATTACATCTTCATTCGTTACGGTCTCAATGACTATGCTCGGCGCGAGAACTTTACCGAAAACTATCCCAAGGACTACAGCGAACTCATCGCGCGTTTGCGCAAAGATCACCCAGCGGCGACCCTCATCGTGATGACCGTTATCCCCTACATGGATGCGGAAAAGAGTGCACAGATCAACGCGCTGAATCGACAGGTGGCCCGAGATGAGAAGCTGCCGCTTTTCGACATCTACCCACGTTATGCCCAGGAGCTGAGGAAGGGAGAAAACATGCTGAACTATCGTCGGTATGCCCTGAGTAAGGTGCCGGAGCAGTATCACGAGTTGGTGAAATCCTTTGTCTTTGGAAAAGCCCCCAAACAGGATGTGATGGTGATGGACAACCAACTCGATGCCCAGCTCGGCAAATTACCCGGCTGGTTTGGCGATCGACACCCCAATCTGGCAGGTTATCATGTGATCGGTGATGAAACCGCCCGCTATTTGGCGAAGATGATCCGCGAAAAAGGTGGGAAAAAGTAA
- a CDS encoding ABC transporter ATP-binding protein — translation MNAAATKPLISLHDLTKTYGKGDAAFQALRGVDLTIDRGEFVAVMGPSGSGKSTLMNLLGCLDTPTTGQYLYQNIPVETLDSEQRSLLRRHALGFIFQGFNLLARTSALENVELPLLYRGISKKERRERAIEALRSVGLPTKLRNTPAELSGGQQQRVAIARAVVTEPSTLFADEPTGNLDTSTTAEIMELLTRLNEDRGITVVMVTHEDEVAAYAKRTVRVKDGLIESDIRRT, via the coding sequence ATGAATGCTGCCGCCACCAAGCCCCTCATCTCGCTACATGACCTGACCAAAACCTATGGTAAAGGTGATGCCGCCTTCCAGGCTCTGCGCGGTGTGGATCTGACCATTGATCGGGGGGAGTTTGTGGCTGTCATGGGGCCCAGCGGATCCGGCAAATCCACACTGATGAATTTGTTAGGCTGCTTGGATACACCCACCACAGGGCAATACCTGTATCAAAACATTCCGGTGGAAACTCTGGATTCCGAACAGCGCTCCCTGCTTCGTCGTCATGCCCTGGGTTTTATTTTCCAGGGCTTCAATCTCCTGGCACGCACTAGCGCGCTGGAGAATGTCGAGCTGCCCTTGCTCTACCGAGGTATTTCCAAAAAGGAGCGGAGGGAGCGCGCCATCGAAGCGCTCAGGTCCGTCGGGCTGCCCACCAAACTGCGTAACACACCCGCCGAACTCTCAGGCGGCCAGCAGCAGCGTGTGGCCATCGCTCGTGCCGTCGTGACGGAACCTAGCACTCTGTTCGCTGACGAACCCACCGGTAATCTCGATACCTCCACCACAGCGGAGATCATGGAACTGCTCACACGTCTCAATGAAGATCGCGGCATCACCGTCGTCATGGTCACCCACGAAGATGAAGTCGCGGCTTATGCCAAACGCACCGTGCGAGTGAAGGACGGCCTCATTGAGTCCGATATTCGCCGCACCTAA
- a CDS encoding N-acyl-D-amino-acid deacylase family protein — protein sequence MAWLRSVTFGCMISCSLGWAQETTIPFDVIIRQARIVDGSGQASWLGDIGIHGGKITALGEVKGKAKQELNVQGKVVAPGFIDVHTHSEKICELPVAENFLRMGVTTIVTGNCGMSRTDVSAFFREIDQAKVSLHVATLIGHGAVREQGMGGKFIRAPDAAQLEAMKKLVDQAMRDGALGMSTGLIYVPGSFAKTEEIVTLAKVVAAHDGIYSSHMRYETSRIFTALDELTCIAREAKVKTELSHIKLSGPSAWGRAPEVLAYLDKARAEGLRITHDQYAYTASSTGLRQTIPDEALEGTRADFAARLKEPIRKAEIIQGMKEILSRSGRRDYSYAVIARFADDPSLNGLTIPQAAKKLRGSDALEDQIELLLEIEKRGGGSGVFHGMNEEDLKVFLKHPLTMIASDGGPRLLGEDVPHPRSYGNNARVLARYVREQKVLSLEEAIQRMTSLPAETFGLKNRGALKIGYWADLVIFDPDQVQDTSQFDDPHHYAQGFNDVLVDGMPVIRDGNLTGEHPGGALRR from the coding sequence ATGGCTTGGCTTCGTAGCGTGACCTTCGGCTGCATGATCTCATGCAGCCTCGGATGGGCTCAGGAAACCACCATTCCGTTCGATGTGATCATTCGCCAGGCTCGCATTGTCGATGGCAGCGGGCAGGCCTCGTGGTTGGGCGATATCGGCATCCACGGGGGTAAGATTACAGCTCTCGGTGAGGTGAAGGGAAAGGCCAAGCAGGAGCTCAATGTTCAGGGGAAAGTGGTGGCTCCGGGTTTTATCGATGTGCACACGCACTCCGAGAAAATCTGCGAGTTGCCTGTGGCCGAGAATTTTCTGCGCATGGGCGTGACCACCATCGTTACGGGAAACTGCGGCATGTCACGGACCGATGTGAGCGCGTTCTTTCGCGAGATCGATCAAGCCAAGGTGAGTTTGCATGTGGCGACGTTGATCGGCCATGGCGCGGTGCGAGAGCAGGGGATGGGTGGGAAGTTCATCCGTGCACCGGATGCCGCCCAACTGGAAGCGATGAAAAAGCTCGTGGATCAGGCCATGCGGGATGGGGCTCTGGGCATGAGCACGGGTTTGATCTATGTGCCGGGTTCCTTTGCCAAGACGGAGGAAATCGTCACGCTGGCTAAAGTGGTGGCTGCTCATGACGGGATTTATTCTAGCCACATGCGCTATGAAACCAGCCGCATTTTCACCGCCCTGGACGAGCTCACATGCATCGCTCGGGAGGCCAAGGTGAAAACCGAGCTCTCCCACATCAAACTCTCAGGGCCGAGTGCCTGGGGACGTGCGCCGGAGGTTCTCGCTTATCTCGACAAAGCCCGTGCAGAAGGGCTGCGCATCACGCACGATCAATATGCCTACACGGCCTCCAGCACGGGCCTTCGACAGACGATCCCCGATGAAGCCTTGGAGGGCACCCGAGCCGACTTCGCCGCGCGTCTGAAGGAGCCGATTCGGAAGGCGGAGATCATCCAGGGCATGAAGGAAATCCTCAGCCGCAGCGGACGCAGGGATTACAGCTATGCGGTCATTGCACGTTTCGCGGATGATCCCTCACTCAATGGCCTGACGATTCCCCAAGCTGCGAAAAAGCTGCGGGGTTCAGATGCCTTGGAGGATCAAATCGAACTCCTGTTGGAGATCGAAAAGCGTGGCGGCGGCAGTGGTGTGTTTCACGGCATGAATGAAGAGGATTTGAAAGTGTTTCTGAAGCATCCCCTTACCATGATCGCCAGCGATGGTGGTCCGCGTTTGCTCGGTGAAGACGTGCCGCACCCACGCAGCTATGGCAACAATGCGCGGGTTTTGGCTCGATATGTACGCGAACAAAAAGTGTTGTCGCTGGAGGAGGCCATTCAGCGCATGACCTCCCTACCTGCGGAAACCTTCGGTCTGAAAAATCGAGGCGCCTTGAAGATTGGTTATTGGGCAGATCTGGTGATCTTCGATCCTGATCAGGTGCAGGATACCTCTCAGTTCGATGATCCCCATCATTATGCCCAGGGTTTCAACGATGTGCTGGTGGATGGCATGCCCGTCATTCGGGATGGAAACTTAACTGGAGAACACCCTGGCGGGGCTCTGCGGCGGTGA
- a CDS encoding efflux transporter outer membrane subunit, giving the protein MKLSNPPRSLIGLSGIALTVLMGACTSLKREQSELAVPGRWQGRASSTVPLDTTSLPKWWQRFNDPVLNQIIAEALQSSPDVRTALARVDEYKARRGVTKSNLFPTVSAGFTGRASRTDNRQTNLITNSDSYSTSLDASWELDLFGKLRQNFKASSADLAQVTEDHYGAQVTLAAAVAEAYVDLRTAESQLAVYERNLATRGETVQLTRWREQAGEGNSLETQQAVSTLEQARATIPTLKQTIEQTRNQLALLAGKTPGALNAQLMKRQKVPQPPSVLAIGIPAETLRQRPDVRAAERGIEAAVARVKSAEAERYPTLTLSGSLGLDALKSGSFFSPEVAAANAAGSLAAPIFNASRIRQTINIQSAQEKQVVIAYESTVLQALNEVENALIAINRTNERLQTLNGAVASAREAATLAAQSYEAGQVDLLDVLDAQRTLLSLEEQQTLTQGSRTTAHIQLYKALGGGWSKQG; this is encoded by the coding sequence ATGAAACTCTCCAATCCCCCCCGGAGCCTCATTGGCCTGTCAGGCATCGCCCTGACTGTGCTGATGGGGGCCTGCACCTCCCTCAAGCGTGAGCAGAGCGAGCTCGCGGTTCCAGGACGCTGGCAAGGGCGCGCTTCATCCACCGTGCCTTTGGATACCACCAGCCTTCCGAAATGGTGGCAGCGCTTCAATGATCCCGTGCTGAATCAGATCATCGCAGAGGCGCTTCAATCCAGTCCCGACGTGCGCACCGCACTTGCACGGGTGGATGAATACAAGGCCCGCCGTGGGGTGACCAAGTCCAACCTTTTCCCCACCGTCAGTGCCGGGTTTACTGGGCGTGCGTCTCGAACCGACAACCGCCAGACGAACCTCATCACCAATAGCGATAGCTACAGCACCTCGCTGGACGCCAGTTGGGAATTGGATCTCTTCGGCAAACTGCGCCAGAACTTCAAGGCGTCCTCGGCTGATCTGGCCCAGGTGACTGAAGATCATTACGGTGCCCAAGTCACCCTCGCCGCCGCTGTGGCCGAAGCCTATGTGGACCTGCGCACGGCGGAATCTCAGCTCGCCGTGTATGAAAGGAATCTCGCCACCCGTGGAGAGACCGTGCAACTGACGCGCTGGCGTGAGCAAGCCGGTGAAGGCAACAGCCTGGAAACGCAGCAAGCGGTGAGCACCCTGGAACAGGCACGCGCCACCATCCCAACGCTCAAACAAACGATTGAACAAACACGCAATCAACTGGCCTTGCTCGCTGGCAAAACCCCAGGCGCGCTGAATGCCCAGTTGATGAAACGACAGAAGGTCCCACAACCCCCCAGCGTGCTAGCCATCGGCATCCCTGCCGAGACTCTCCGCCAACGCCCGGATGTGCGGGCGGCTGAGCGAGGCATCGAAGCCGCCGTAGCGCGGGTCAAATCGGCAGAGGCCGAGCGTTACCCCACCTTGACGCTCAGTGGCTCTCTCGGCCTGGATGCACTGAAGTCGGGCAGTTTCTTTTCACCCGAAGTCGCCGCTGCCAATGCGGCGGGCAGCCTCGCCGCTCCGATCTTCAACGCCAGTCGCATCCGCCAAACCATCAACATCCAGAGCGCTCAAGAAAAGCAGGTGGTCATCGCCTATGAATCCACGGTGCTTCAGGCCTTGAACGAAGTCGAGAATGCGCTGATTGCCATCAATCGCACCAATGAACGCCTGCAGACTCTCAATGGTGCTGTAGCCTCGGCTCGGGAAGCCGCTACCCTGGCGGCTCAGAGTTATGAGGCTGGTCAAGTGGACCTCTTGGATGTGCTGGATGCTCAACGCACCCTGCTCAGCCTGGAGGAGCAGCAGACCCTGACTCAAGGCAGCCGCACCACGGCTCACATTCAACTCTACAAAGCCCTCGGCGGCGGCTGGTCGAAACAAGGCTGA
- a CDS encoding ATP-binding protein, with product MIKTLLQSLRWRLQVWHGLLLLVVIAASFGPGYHFALENQMQRIDRELGRMERGLIRSLMDVIQGIPSPEARHDQPFLSFPEFVQKLIAQKVAPPEATATQFQGTEPGYAYYSIRDQDDNIILQSENAPADLKFLPIPATDVSEEARSIDNRRENLRSTAHGLKIVVGRDITPELQEMRTMAWLHLLIGLGVWILALLGDWWLSGRAIRPIQAISQTATRIADGNLEARIDITETDSELGQLSQVLNQTFERLHASFERQRQFTADASHELRTPITILLSETQRILKRERSSEEYREVLETCAFTAQRMRRLVEALLLLARQENDGVRTHHESCDLAVILHEVIQQLTPLARERGHHIVSSLVSVPLRADPAGLAILASNLISNALQHGGKVEVSCSREGDTAMFTVSDDGPGIAETDLPHIFDRFYRADQARTSTSGHTGLGLSIAKAIVDKHGGSIQAVNLPQGASFEVKLPRHLTELQDEALA from the coding sequence ATGATTAAAACACTTCTCCAATCCCTCCGCTGGCGGCTCCAGGTTTGGCATGGGCTGCTGCTTTTGGTCGTTATTGCAGCGTCATTTGGCCCGGGGTATCACTTTGCGTTGGAGAATCAAATGCAGCGGATTGATCGTGAACTCGGCCGCATGGAGCGCGGCTTGATCCGTTCACTCATGGATGTGATTCAAGGCATCCCCAGTCCCGAAGCCCGACACGATCAGCCTTTCTTATCTTTCCCTGAATTCGTCCAAAAGCTCATCGCTCAAAAAGTCGCTCCACCTGAAGCCACGGCGACTCAGTTTCAAGGAACCGAACCCGGGTATGCCTACTACAGCATTCGCGACCAAGACGATAACATCATCCTGCAATCGGAGAATGCCCCGGCTGATCTCAAGTTCCTGCCCATCCCTGCCACGGATGTGAGCGAAGAGGCCCGTAGCATCGACAATCGCCGTGAAAACCTGCGCAGCACAGCCCATGGACTGAAGATCGTCGTGGGCCGTGACATCACTCCTGAACTTCAAGAAATGCGCACCATGGCTTGGTTGCATTTGCTCATCGGGCTCGGTGTTTGGATCTTGGCACTGCTGGGTGATTGGTGGTTATCCGGACGCGCCATTCGCCCTATCCAAGCGATCAGTCAAACCGCCACGCGAATCGCCGATGGCAATCTTGAGGCGCGGATCGACATCACCGAGACTGACAGCGAACTCGGGCAACTCAGTCAAGTGCTCAACCAAACCTTCGAGCGATTGCATGCCTCCTTCGAAAGACAGCGTCAATTCACTGCGGATGCTTCCCATGAGTTACGCACGCCTATCACCATCCTGCTTTCGGAGACGCAACGCATCCTCAAGCGTGAACGCAGCTCTGAGGAATATCGTGAGGTGCTCGAAACCTGCGCTTTCACCGCTCAGCGCATGCGCCGCCTCGTCGAGGCCTTGCTGCTCCTCGCCCGACAAGAAAACGATGGCGTTAGGACGCATCACGAATCCTGCGATCTCGCGGTGATCCTGCATGAAGTCATCCAGCAGCTGACGCCTTTAGCTCGTGAACGCGGTCATCACATCGTCTCCAGTCTCGTCTCCGTTCCCCTCAGGGCAGATCCCGCAGGACTGGCCATTCTAGCCAGCAATCTCATCAGTAATGCCCTGCAACATGGGGGTAAAGTCGAAGTCAGTTGCAGCCGAGAAGGTGACACGGCGATGTTCACGGTCAGTGACGATGGACCAGGGATTGCGGAAACCGATCTGCCTCACATTTTTGATCGTTTCTATCGAGCAGACCAAGCACGCACCAGCACCTCAGGCCATACCGGCCTCGGACTTTCCATCGCCAAAGCGATCGTTGATAAACACGGTGGCAGCATTCAGGCAGTCAATCTACCGCAGGGTGCAAGCTTCGAAGTCAAACTACCGCGTCATCTGACGGAATTGCAGGATGAAGCTCTGGCTTAG
- a CDS encoding Gfo/Idh/MocA family protein yields MPGNTALSRRQFLKSTVPLILPVSVLGRAGAVSPNSKIRLACIGTGGQGTANLRSFLADERVQVVAICDVDDQHRDKALQMAGLTAKDGYKDFRDVLARTDVDAVMNATPDHWHANVAIAAAKAGKDLFSEKPLGASIVEGRAICQAVKEHQRILQCGTWRRSGLKVRMACELVRNGYIGELKEIEVGVPGTFAIRGGYTGMEGPEPVPPHLDYAMWLGSAPERPYTAARCHFNFRWIDEYAPGYITDWGAHFVDVAQWGAGMDDTAPVEVEALQVKKRTQGLYDAPEQYRIQYRYANGVKMTLFTTDDKATYGTKFIGSEGWVFSESEMLKASDINILRTKMKDGDVRLYVSKNHHRNFVDAIYSRGEVAAPAEIAQRAATICHMGAIAAKVGHGLTFDPVTETFPQQDTANAMLLRPMRAPWKLDA; encoded by the coding sequence ATGCCTGGAAACACAGCCCTGTCTCGCCGTCAGTTTCTCAAATCCACTGTTCCTCTGATCCTGCCAGTCTCGGTGCTCGGAAGAGCTGGTGCCGTCTCGCCGAACAGCAAGATCCGCCTCGCCTGCATTGGCACTGGTGGCCAAGGCACGGCCAATCTGCGCTCCTTTCTAGCAGATGAGCGCGTGCAAGTGGTGGCCATCTGTGATGTGGATGATCAACATCGCGACAAGGCTTTGCAAATGGCGGGGCTGACTGCCAAAGACGGCTACAAGGACTTTCGCGATGTCTTGGCCCGAACCGATGTGGATGCCGTGATGAATGCCACGCCGGATCATTGGCATGCCAATGTGGCCATCGCTGCAGCCAAGGCTGGGAAAGATCTGTTTTCTGAAAAGCCCCTCGGTGCGAGCATCGTCGAAGGCCGCGCCATCTGCCAAGCGGTGAAGGAGCATCAACGGATCCTGCAATGTGGCACCTGGCGACGCTCAGGCCTAAAGGTGCGCATGGCCTGTGAACTGGTGCGCAACGGTTACATCGGTGAGCTGAAGGAGATCGAAGTTGGCGTGCCCGGCACCTTTGCCATTCGTGGGGGGTACACCGGTATGGAAGGACCTGAACCCGTGCCTCCCCACCTGGACTATGCCATGTGGCTAGGCAGTGCGCCGGAGCGGCCTTACACCGCCGCGCGTTGTCATTTTAACTTCCGCTGGATCGATGAATATGCGCCGGGTTACATCACCGATTGGGGGGCTCACTTTGTGGATGTAGCGCAATGGGGCGCAGGCATGGACGATACCGCACCTGTGGAAGTCGAGGCGCTTCAGGTGAAGAAACGCACGCAGGGCCTCTACGATGCGCCTGAGCAGTATCGCATCCAGTATCGCTATGCCAATGGCGTGAAGATGACGCTCTTCACCACCGATGATAAAGCCACTTACGGCACGAAGTTTATTGGCAGCGAGGGCTGGGTCTTCTCCGAATCCGAGATGCTGAAGGCCAGTGATATCAACATCCTCCGCACCAAAATGAAGGATGGAGATGTGCGGCTCTATGTGTCGAAGAACCATCATCGCAACTTCGTTGATGCCATCTACTCACGCGGCGAGGTGGCGGCTCCAGCGGAGATCGCTCAACGGGCGGCGACGATCTGCCACATGGGCGCGATTGCCGCGAAAGTCGGCCATGGCCTAACATTCGATCCGGTTACGGAAACCTTCCCACAACAAGACACTGCCAATGCCATGCTGCTGCGCCCGATGCGTGCGCCTTGGAAGCTGGACGCTTAA
- a CDS encoding efflux RND transporter periplasmic adaptor subunit codes for MESTTSTSPEDLGKLIGAQKGSSSARWITWLIVVSVLAGLGYFGWTKFNTPTTPLVSYATEPLARGDISLTITATGNLEPTNEVTIGSVLSGNADEVFVDINDRVKKGQELAKITIRRLEQDTDNSRAALNSARAKVKQVEATLAENEASLARLQELHKLSGGKTPSKADMVTAQASVARAQADLGSAKASVEQAEAELRANESDQANAILRSPIDGIVLTRSLEPGQTVAASFTAPELFVIAENLEHMKLKVAVAEADIGRVQADQQATFSVDAWPDRSYEAKVTRVSFGSAITDNVVTYETELEVSNKDLSLRPGMTATADIHVAKSDDVLIVPTSALRFNPSAASSSHSGFGGMGGGGGGGEKKSFVQSLIPSPRRSRSGPRSSEDEKRPGSAKGKHAGHSQIWILRNGKPEAVPVKTGLSDGRYVEVSGEGLEEGMAVITRTNSIVKP; via the coding sequence ATGGAATCAACAACCTCAACTTCACCCGAAGATCTGGGCAAGCTCATTGGAGCCCAAAAAGGATCATCCTCCGCCCGCTGGATCACGTGGCTGATTGTCGTGAGTGTGCTCGCAGGTCTCGGCTATTTTGGCTGGACCAAGTTTAACACACCTACCACCCCACTCGTCAGCTATGCGACCGAGCCGCTGGCACGTGGCGACATCAGCCTCACCATCACTGCCACCGGCAACCTGGAGCCCACCAATGAAGTCACCATTGGCAGTGTGCTTTCAGGCAATGCCGATGAGGTTTTTGTGGATATCAACGACCGTGTCAAGAAAGGCCAGGAACTCGCCAAGATCACCATCCGCCGCCTCGAGCAAGACACGGACAATAGCCGTGCAGCTCTGAACTCTGCCCGTGCGAAGGTGAAGCAAGTGGAGGCCACTCTGGCCGAGAATGAAGCGAGTCTGGCGCGCCTGCAGGAGCTGCATAAACTCAGTGGCGGCAAGACCCCGTCCAAGGCCGATATGGTCACCGCCCAGGCCTCCGTCGCCCGCGCCCAGGCCGACCTCGGCAGCGCGAAAGCTTCGGTGGAACAAGCCGAGGCAGAACTGCGAGCCAATGAGAGCGACCAAGCCAACGCCATCCTGCGTTCACCCATTGATGGCATCGTGCTCACGCGCTCGTTGGAACCCGGTCAAACCGTGGCGGCCAGCTTCACGGCACCTGAGCTGTTCGTCATCGCGGAAAACCTTGAACACATGAAGCTCAAAGTGGCTGTGGCAGAAGCAGACATCGGTCGAGTCCAAGCCGACCAACAGGCTACCTTCAGTGTCGATGCCTGGCCTGATCGTTCTTATGAAGCCAAGGTCACACGCGTTTCATTTGGCTCTGCCATTACCGATAACGTGGTCACCTATGAAACCGAATTGGAGGTGTCTAACAAAGACTTGAGCCTACGTCCCGGAATGACCGCCACAGCCGACATCCATGTCGCTAAAAGTGATGACGTGCTCATCGTTCCCACCTCAGCTCTCCGTTTCAATCCTTCCGCAGCCTCCAGCTCGCACTCGGGTTTTGGCGGCATGGGTGGAGGTGGTGGTGGCGGTGAAAAGAAATCCTTCGTGCAGAGCCTGATCCCTAGCCCGCGTCGGTCACGAAGTGGACCTCGTTCCTCTGAAGATGAAAAGCGTCCTGGCTCCGCAAAGGGAAAACATGCAGGCCACTCTCAGATCTGGATTCTACGAAATGGCAAGCCCGAGGCCGTGCCTGTCAAGACGGGCCTCTCTGATGGCCGCTATGTCGAAGTCTCGGGTGAAGGTCTGGAGGAAGGCATGGCCGTCATCACCCGCACCAACAGCATCGTCAAGCCATGA
- a CDS encoding ABC transporter permease, with product MLWNAFTIALREIRRNLTRAFLTVLGIIIGVAAVITMVTLGQGTTQAVKNQISNLGTNLLTLRPGTGFGPRTAGVPNFTQRDADAVRDQITGLAAVAPVMSASLSTIYFQNARTTQITGTTPEYFNISKWSIGEGRFFTEEDYRTGAAVCVIGTTVQKELFEGDDALGKKIRLGKASCTVIGILVSKGQSFGGDQDDTVVVPLTTLQRRLVGKTSAQDVREIMMSAEDGADTDAVINDITSLMRQRRSLQANENDNFSIRDTRQLAETLSASTQMMTSLLAAVAGVSLLVGGIGIMNIMLVSVTERTREIGIRLAIGARAREVLLQFLVEAVTLSSIGGVIGISLALGLCIFLAQLIDVPFMFDARINIIAFFFSTAVGIIFGFTPARRAAKLDPIEALRHE from the coding sequence ATGCTTTGGAATGCTTTCACCATCGCTCTCCGCGAAATACGGCGAAACCTCACCCGTGCCTTTTTGACGGTGCTCGGCATCATCATCGGGGTCGCCGCCGTGATCACCATGGTCACGCTTGGCCAAGGCACCACTCAGGCGGTGAAAAACCAAATCTCCAATCTCGGCACCAATCTCCTCACGCTCCGTCCCGGCACCGGCTTTGGCCCGCGCACGGCTGGGGTTCCCAATTTCACCCAAAGAGATGCCGATGCTGTCCGAGATCAGATCACCGGGCTGGCTGCCGTCGCTCCGGTGATGTCGGCAAGCCTCAGCACCATCTACTTCCAAAACGCCCGCACCACCCAGATCACAGGCACGACACCGGAATACTTCAACATCAGCAAATGGAGCATCGGTGAAGGACGTTTCTTCACCGAAGAAGACTATCGCACCGGAGCGGCCGTCTGCGTGATCGGCACCACGGTTCAAAAAGAGTTGTTTGAAGGTGATGACGCCCTGGGGAAAAAGATCCGTCTGGGCAAAGCCTCCTGCACTGTGATTGGCATTCTAGTCTCCAAGGGACAATCCTTTGGAGGTGACCAAGATGATACGGTCGTCGTGCCACTGACCACGCTCCAACGTCGCCTGGTCGGCAAGACCTCGGCACAAGACGTCCGGGAGATCATGATGTCTGCCGAAGATGGAGCCGATACGGATGCCGTGATCAATGACATCACCTCGCTGATGCGGCAGCGTCGTTCACTGCAAGCGAATGAAAATGACAACTTCTCCATCCGCGACACCCGTCAGTTGGCCGAGACGCTGAGTGCCTCCACTCAGATGATGACCAGCCTGCTCGCAGCCGTGGCAGGGGTCAGTCTCCTCGTCGGCGGCATCGGCATCATGAACATTATGCTGGTGTCCGTCACGGAACGCACCCGCGAGATTGGAATCCGTCTGGCCATCGGAGCACGGGCCCGTGAGGTCCTGCTCCAGTTCCTCGTGGAAGCGGTGACACTCTCGTCCATTGGCGGAGTCATTGGCATTTCATTGGCCCTGGGACTGTGCATTTTTCTGGCACAGCTCATCGACGTGCCGTTTATGTTTGATGCACGTATCAACATCATCGCCTTCTTTTTCTCCACAGCCGTCGGCATCATTTTTGGATTCACTCCGGCTCGCCGTGCGGCCAAGCTGGACCCGATCGAAGCCCTACGTCACGAATAA
- a CDS encoding response regulator transcription factor → MRVLLVEDDPHLIRSLAATLREENYAVDEAQDGEDGLFKAQTENYDAIILDVMLPHLNGWQVLERLRPARKTPVLMLTARDAVRDRIKGLDTGADDYLTKPFDIDELLARLRALIRRAAGQTHSIIEISELTLDTAARTVRLSGQEVALTAREYALLEYLALHRGQVVSRTTLYEHLFDEDDSSLSNLLDVHVSNLRKKLGPDIITTRRGHGYSMT, encoded by the coding sequence ATGAGAGTCCTCCTGGTCGAAGACGATCCTCACCTGATACGTAGCCTTGCCGCCACTCTGCGGGAAGAAAACTATGCTGTGGATGAGGCTCAGGACGGCGAGGACGGTCTCTTCAAAGCCCAGACCGAAAACTACGATGCGATCATCCTGGATGTGATGCTGCCTCACCTGAATGGATGGCAAGTCCTGGAGCGATTAAGACCCGCTCGAAAAACCCCCGTGCTCATGCTTACCGCTCGGGATGCGGTGCGAGATCGCATCAAAGGCCTCGACACAGGGGCCGATGATTATCTGACCAAGCCCTTCGATATCGACGAACTGCTCGCCCGATTGCGTGCGCTGATACGGCGTGCGGCGGGTCAAACCCATTCCATCATCGAGATCAGCGAGCTCACCCTGGACACGGCGGCTCGCACCGTCCGGCTCAGTGGCCAAGAAGTCGCCCTCACGGCTAGAGAATACGCCCTGCTCGAATACCTAGCCCTCCATCGCGGCCAAGTGGTCAGTCGCACGACCCTGTATGAGCATCTCTTCGATGAAGATGACTCGTCCCTTTCCAATCTGCTGGATGTGCATGTCTCCAATCTGCGCAAGAAGCTCGGCCCTGACATCATCACCACCCGGCGTGGCCATGGCTACAGCATGACCTAA